One genomic window of Salvia miltiorrhiza cultivar Shanhuang (shh) chromosome 4, IMPLAD_Smil_shh, whole genome shotgun sequence includes the following:
- the LOC131021899 gene encoding pre-mRNA splicing factor SR-like 1 isoform X1, translating into MAEIKSSGRPIDQLLEKVLCMNILSSDYFRDLLRLKTYHEVIDEIYVTVTHVEPWMTGNCRGPSTAFCLLYKFFTMKLTVKQMHGLLKHSDSPYIRAVGFLYLRYVADPKTLWSWYEPYLRDDEEFSPGSNGKMTTMGVYVRDLLLGQYYFDTLFPRIPVPVMRTIIANLENMKLPTKHCGVTGETTRGSEETARRPPSVKAALSVSFGQRAPHRASTRDSSPVRRTVNPSYDRADDSRRSPSRHRSQSRDLSDREYSDRDRGREKDRDHDRDRDREHRERVRDRDRERDRRYDYDRRSRESYRRDHDRSNRDELYHRGSSHRIRSRSRSRSRSRSRSRSRSQSIYEQSGQDQSRSSPSGHGSKDKMSVSSNLAKLKDLYGDLSSQKEDAGKDKDHGKPSGTEEVIRLGGSTWR; encoded by the exons ATGGCGGAAATTAAGTCATCTGGGAGGCCAATTGATCAATTGTTGGAGAAGGTCTTGTGCATGAATATACTTTCTTCTGATTACTTTCGTGACCTATTGAGATTGAAGACATACCATGAAGTCATTGATGAGATATATGTTACTGTGACCCATGTGGAGCCATGGATGACTGGTAATTGCCGTGGTCCGTCAACTGCTTTCTGTCTTCTTTACAAGTTCTTCACCATGAAACTTACAGTCAAGCAGATGCATGGCCTGTTGAAGCACTCAGATTCTCCTTACATAAGAGCG GTTGGATTTCTTTACTTAAGGTATGTAGCTGATCCAAAGACATTGTGGAGTTGGTATGAACCATACCTAAGAGACGATGAG GAATTCTCTCCTGGTTCTAATGGCAAGATGACAACAATGGGTGTCTATGTGCGTGATCTGCTTCTTGGACAG TATTACTTTGACACACTTTTCCCCCGGATTCCTGTTCCTGTTATGCGTACTATTATAGCCAATCTTGAAAATATGAAATTACCTACAAAACACTGTGGTGTTACTGGTGAGACCACACGCGGATCTGAGGAGACTGCCAGAAGGCCCCCTTCAGTCAAAGCAGCCCTTTCTGTCTCTTTTGGACAGCGTGCTCCTCACCGTGCATCTACAAGGGATTCATCTCCTGTCCGTCGAACTGTTAATCCATCTTATGACAGAGCGGATGATTCAAGACGATCCCCCAGTCGCCACCGCAGCCAGAGCCGTGATTTATCTGACCGAGAATATTCCGACAGAGACAGGGGCAGAGAAAAGGACAGGGATCATGACCGAGATCGAGATAGGGAGCATAGGGAGAGAGTGCGTGAtagggatagagagagagataggaggTATGATTATGATAGAAGGTCCCGTGAAAGCTATAGAAGGGATCATGATAGGAGTAACCGAGATGAACTGTATCATAGAGGTAGTTCCCACCGGATTCGGAGTCGGAGTCGGAGTCGGAGCCGGAGCCGGAGCCGGAGCCGGAGCCGAAGTCAAAGCATTTATGAACAAAGTGGACAGGACCAAAGTCGTTCTAGTCCCTCTGGACATGGAAGCAAGGACAAGATGTCTGTCTCTAGTAATCTTGCCAAGCTCAAAGATCTATACGGCGACTTGAGCAGTCAAAAGGAAGATGCAGGCAAGGACAAGGATCATGGCAAGCCTAGTGGCACTGAGGAGGTGATTAGACTTGGTGGTTCTACGTGGAGGTAG
- the LOC131021899 gene encoding pre-mRNA splicing factor SR-like 1 isoform X2 yields the protein MNPVQEFSPGSNGKMTTMGVYVRDLLLGQYYFDTLFPRIPVPVMRTIIANLENMKLPTKHCGVTGETTRGSEETARRPPSVKAALSVSFGQRAPHRASTRDSSPVRRTVNPSYDRADDSRRSPSRHRSQSRDLSDREYSDRDRGREKDRDHDRDRDREHRERVRDRDRERDRRYDYDRRSRESYRRDHDRSNRDELYHRGSSHRIRSRSRSRSRSRSRSRSRSQSIYEQSGQDQSRSSPSGHGSKDKMSVSSNLAKLKDLYGDLSSQKEDAGKDKDHGKPSGTEEVIRLGGSTWR from the exons ATGAATCCTGTGCAG GAATTCTCTCCTGGTTCTAATGGCAAGATGACAACAATGGGTGTCTATGTGCGTGATCTGCTTCTTGGACAG TATTACTTTGACACACTTTTCCCCCGGATTCCTGTTCCTGTTATGCGTACTATTATAGCCAATCTTGAAAATATGAAATTACCTACAAAACACTGTGGTGTTACTGGTGAGACCACACGCGGATCTGAGGAGACTGCCAGAAGGCCCCCTTCAGTCAAAGCAGCCCTTTCTGTCTCTTTTGGACAGCGTGCTCCTCACCGTGCATCTACAAGGGATTCATCTCCTGTCCGTCGAACTGTTAATCCATCTTATGACAGAGCGGATGATTCAAGACGATCCCCCAGTCGCCACCGCAGCCAGAGCCGTGATTTATCTGACCGAGAATATTCCGACAGAGACAGGGGCAGAGAAAAGGACAGGGATCATGACCGAGATCGAGATAGGGAGCATAGGGAGAGAGTGCGTGAtagggatagagagagagataggaggTATGATTATGATAGAAGGTCCCGTGAAAGCTATAGAAGGGATCATGATAGGAGTAACCGAGATGAACTGTATCATAGAGGTAGTTCCCACCGGATTCGGAGTCGGAGTCGGAGTCGGAGCCGGAGCCGGAGCCGGAGCCGGAGCCGAAGTCAAAGCATTTATGAACAAAGTGGACAGGACCAAAGTCGTTCTAGTCCCTCTGGACATGGAAGCAAGGACAAGATGTCTGTCTCTAGTAATCTTGCCAAGCTCAAAGATCTATACGGCGACTTGAGCAGTCAAAAGGAAGATGCAGGCAAGGACAAGGATCATGGCAAGCCTAGTGGCACTGAGGAGGTGATTAGACTTGGTGGTTCTACGTGGAGGTAG
- the LOC131021899 gene encoding pre-mRNA splicing factor SR-like 1 isoform X3: protein MTTMGVYVRDLLLGQYYFDTLFPRIPVPVMRTIIANLENMKLPTKHCGVTGETTRGSEETARRPPSVKAALSVSFGQRAPHRASTRDSSPVRRTVNPSYDRADDSRRSPSRHRSQSRDLSDREYSDRDRGREKDRDHDRDRDREHRERVRDRDRERDRRYDYDRRSRESYRRDHDRSNRDELYHRGSSHRIRSRSRSRSRSRSRSRSRSQSIYEQSGQDQSRSSPSGHGSKDKMSVSSNLAKLKDLYGDLSSQKEDAGKDKDHGKPSGTEEVIRLGGSTWR from the exons ATGACAACAATGGGTGTCTATGTGCGTGATCTGCTTCTTGGACAG TATTACTTTGACACACTTTTCCCCCGGATTCCTGTTCCTGTTATGCGTACTATTATAGCCAATCTTGAAAATATGAAATTACCTACAAAACACTGTGGTGTTACTGGTGAGACCACACGCGGATCTGAGGAGACTGCCAGAAGGCCCCCTTCAGTCAAAGCAGCCCTTTCTGTCTCTTTTGGACAGCGTGCTCCTCACCGTGCATCTACAAGGGATTCATCTCCTGTCCGTCGAACTGTTAATCCATCTTATGACAGAGCGGATGATTCAAGACGATCCCCCAGTCGCCACCGCAGCCAGAGCCGTGATTTATCTGACCGAGAATATTCCGACAGAGACAGGGGCAGAGAAAAGGACAGGGATCATGACCGAGATCGAGATAGGGAGCATAGGGAGAGAGTGCGTGAtagggatagagagagagataggaggTATGATTATGATAGAAGGTCCCGTGAAAGCTATAGAAGGGATCATGATAGGAGTAACCGAGATGAACTGTATCATAGAGGTAGTTCCCACCGGATTCGGAGTCGGAGTCGGAGTCGGAGCCGGAGCCGGAGCCGGAGCCGGAGCCGAAGTCAAAGCATTTATGAACAAAGTGGACAGGACCAAAGTCGTTCTAGTCCCTCTGGACATGGAAGCAAGGACAAGATGTCTGTCTCTAGTAATCTTGCCAAGCTCAAAGATCTATACGGCGACTTGAGCAGTCAAAAGGAAGATGCAGGCAAGGACAAGGATCATGGCAAGCCTAGTGGCACTGAGGAGGTGATTAGACTTGGTGGTTCTACGTGGAGGTAG
- the LOC131021899 gene encoding pre-mRNA splicing factor SR-like 1 isoform X4 yields MAEIKSSGRPIDQLLEKVLCMNILSSDYFRDLLRLKTYHEVIDEIYVTVTHVEPWMTGNCRGPSTAFCLLYKFFTMKLTVKQMHGLLKHSDSPYIRAVGFLYLRYVADPKTLWSWYEPYLRDDEDGRILQFLSGASA; encoded by the exons ATGGCGGAAATTAAGTCATCTGGGAGGCCAATTGATCAATTGTTGGAGAAGGTCTTGTGCATGAATATACTTTCTTCTGATTACTTTCGTGACCTATTGAGATTGAAGACATACCATGAAGTCATTGATGAGATATATGTTACTGTGACCCATGTGGAGCCATGGATGACTGGTAATTGCCGTGGTCCGTCAACTGCTTTCTGTCTTCTTTACAAGTTCTTCACCATGAAACTTACAGTCAAGCAGATGCATGGCCTGTTGAAGCACTCAGATTCTCCTTACATAAGAGCG GTTGGATTTCTTTACTTAAGGTATGTAGCTGATCCAAAGACATTGTGGAGTTGGTATGAACCATACCTAAGAGACGATGAG GATGGAAGGATTTTACAATTCCTCAGTGGTGCATCAGCATGA